A single region of the Labrus bergylta chromosome 10, fLabBer1.1, whole genome shotgun sequence genome encodes:
- the cdt1 gene encoding DNA replication factor Cdt1: protein MSQARVTDFFSQRKKGLAGPVKPTKQRTSGVVQRGASRNNTNIVSTRSSTNKDVLLRSSSVHDEFVRVIDEVVGLSEAECASSSVRKYSPPSPRTPKRTSTDGEFDLGAAVFSATSDHSTAKKRRQDKDTKSNVTEKSTRRKARKKLVLPQDSPQVVVRPSSAPAALPGPSSESHVNSQTHSPPQQDEAVNKNSEEQASKALCKDGIATLKARLQRIKKQADKIVSAAHNATPSTSGSPAGSAPKNTLSPDPQTATLLTSEAKALKFSVARASELAAKAQRKKEERVAEENKQREECTEQAAYQRYHNLAQAAAPGLSLPYQYKVLAEMFRSMDTVVAMLYNRCETATFTKIKQGVQDMMHKRFEENHVCQIKTVFPEAYTFRQEKNIPTFNSSIKKGSHQLTVEPVFPSDQNESRPLLSASCLLDRRRIFHQKLVSIVKQHHKVFLSSLVPPVSVPDDKLTRWHPRFNVDTVPGVQTSSLPQPPHTEKLSTAQEVLDKARSLITPKMEKALVSLALKTQDTAPESKEPTSPQSPTVSQTTAASTAQLPTALKGVSQSLLERIRAKEAQKLQAAMTRNSTQEERLLMMSRLPELARILRNVFVSEKKPALIMEVACNRMVSSYRSALSTGEMEKHIRLLAEVAADWLAIHPIRKDFYLKLNKTMELNIVLDKLSNRLREEERL, encoded by the exons ATGTCTCAGGCTCGAgtgactgacttcttctctcaAAGAAAGAAAGGCCTCGCCGGTCCTGTGAAACCGACCAAGCAGCGTACGAGCGGTGTCGTCCAGCGTGGAGCTTCACGGAATAATACAAACATTGTCAGTACCAGATCCTCTACAAACAAGGATGTTTTGCTGCGTTCGTCATCCGTCCACGACGAGTTTGTCCGAGTTATTGATGAAGTGGTGGGACTAAGTGAAGCAGAGTGTGCTAGTAGCAGCGTAAGGAAATACTCTCCCCCCAGCCCCAGGACGCCGAAGAGGACCTCGACGGACGGGGAGTTTGACCTCGGGGCAGCCGTGTTTTCAGCCACCTCCGACCACAGCACGGCCAAAAAAAGACGACAAGACAAAGACACCAAATCCAACGTGACAGAGAAATCAACCAGGAGGAAGGCTAGGAAGAAACTGGTGCTACCTCAGGACTCACCACAG GTTGTAGTCCGGCCCAGCTCAGCTCCAGCAGCCCTCCCCGGACCCAGTTCAGAGAGCCATGTCAACTCTCAAACCCACAGCCCCCCCCAGCAGGATGAGGCCGTCAACAAGAACAGTGAAGAGCAGGCCAGCAAG GCTCTGTGCAAAGATGGCATTGCAACTCTCAAGGCCCGCCTTCAGAGGATCAAGAAACAAGCTGATAAAATCGTGAGTGCTGCTCACAATGCCACGCCCTCCACTTCTGGATCTCCAGCCGGCTCAGCACCTAAAAACACACTCTCTCCGGACCCCCAAACCGCCACGCTCCTGACGTCTGAAGCCAAGGCTCTGAAGTTCTCTGTAGCGCGAGCCAGTGAGCTTGCAGCTAAAGCtcagaggaagaaggaagagaGGGTGGCAGAGGAGAACAAGCAAAGAGAGGAATG TACGGAGCAGGCAGCATACCAGCGATATCACAACCTTGCCCAGGCAGCAGCCCCTGGCCTCTCACTGCCGTACCAGTACAAAGTTCTGGCTGAGATGTTCAGGAGCATGGACACGGTGGTCGCTATGCTGTACAACCGCTGTGAGACGGCTACCTTCACCAAGATCAAACAGGGAGTCCAGGATATGATGCACAA GCGGTTTGAGGAGAACCACGTGTGTCAGATAAAGACAGTTTTTCCTGAGGCCTACACGTTTAGACAGGAGAAGAACATCCCAACCTTCAACAGCAGCATAAAGAAGGGCAGCCACCAGCTAACTGTGGAGCCTGTCTTTCCTTCTG aCCAGAATGAATCCCGTCCTCTCCTGTCAGCCTCTTGTCTCCTTGACAGACGACGCATCTTCCACCAGAAGCTGGTCTCCATCGTCAAACAGCATCACAAG GTCTTCCTGTCCTCGCTGGTTCCTCCGGTGTCTGTTCCAGACGACAAACTAACCCGCTGGCATCCTCGCTTTAATGTGGACACTGTGCCAGGTGTCCAAACCAGCTCCCTACCTCAGCCCCCTCACACGGAGAAACTGTCCACAGCTCAGGAGGTTCTGGACAAGGCTCGATCTCTCATTACACCCAAG ATGGAGAAGGCTCTTGTTTCACTGGCTCTAAAGACACAGGATACAGCTCCAGAGAGTAAAGAGCCAACATCTCCCCAGAGCCCGACAGTCAGCCAAACAACCGCTGCCTCTACTGCTCAGCTTCCAACAGCCCTGAAAGGAGTTTCCCAGTCTCTGCTGGAGAGG atCAGGGCAAAGGAGGCTCAGAAGCTACAGGCTGCCATGACCCGAAACTCCACCCAAGAGGAGCGCCTGTTGATGATGTCACGACTCCCTGAGTTGGCGAGGATTCTTCGGAACGTTTTCGTCTCAGAAAAGAAGCCGGCTCTAATCATGGAAGTTGCCTGTAACAGGATGGTGTCGAGCTACAGATCCGCTCTCAGCACAG GTGAAATGGAGAAACATATACGTCTACTGGCAGAGGTAGCAGCTGATTGGCTGGCTATTCATCCAATTAGGAAGGACTTCTACCTGAAGTTGAACAAGACCATGGAGCTGAACATTGTTCTGGACAAACTGAGCAACAGactcagagaagaagagagactcTAA